From Topomyia yanbarensis strain Yona2022 chromosome 1, ASM3024719v1, whole genome shotgun sequence, one genomic window encodes:
- the LOC131686169 gene encoding uncharacterized protein LOC131686169 isoform X5, with product MPSFCALSHPMSRRSARRSTPQGAGGTSRRKGGAVIATTGKQSHQQPNSSRSQPAMDRRRLSIHSDSSQEAMDISSSNRTGSSTDANNSSLLLNNNNNNNILLNKTATTSADSDNVDSDEDQRRSSVHLFHQARHNARRENLHQLMDNMLRRKFHSLNNNNYSGKHPSSMVGSTTLLQQHLAAAAVDNNNHESSRIGEGGNETDGKKYVCPICETVSSTKHDFTEHIRSHNNSKSASGGDNGEGGQFVCKICSKVLSSASSLDRHVLVHTGERPFNCKYCNLTFTTNGNMHRHMRTHKQSERESYESDGSTDSGGSSGASSGMSNNNNNSYNNNYDGEGKRKNLDENVHYKRKIRTINNNILDGSVTEGVQKFCCPVCVRNDFSSMISLESHMDREHPHIPAKCRHCDMVFKSYKALNAHRCGNNNYQNITPGFKDLTFVDFSSEKFPLIAKSVCEQSIRTPVTSQKFECSKCYRAFPCSKTLEMHVRECGASDYSSGGAEKRKWKTSEASSEDDLKRDDFFANLDLQNKSMSTNMSSNVSEAPTTPSSLDKSFSSPIMSREIKQEPNYYHHSGANYPPQQDNKDLADIQSIINVTSSGGFFRQLDKDPYPPLKDEEEAQDAFTAEFRKMKLRGEFPCRLCTAVFPNLRALKGHNRIHVSAAGPGPYRCNMCPYIINDKATLIRHMRSHNGDRPYECALCNYAFTTKANCERHLRNRHGRTTRDEVKRAIIYHPSEDSSCEDPLKKMQMFNTPPGDFDRDVDDHPSDRSTPVSHLKEMLMPIPMSLVTKIDNTPMPLTPAKIQVKSLEKLNQLTPPQEQDYEKETPETPVSQPDTTRPMDLSMDVLDLSKKPEPIIRRENDADSDHPRSDAEDDDEDRGDDDGEDDEEEEQQAAKIPKLDLSLLEKNQHQLQLMQQKLFSEALSKMDPAHYFQLSQLYSRFSFPAAAAFPLHPLFLQNPLLCAPGALGDLKNFFPKEFPLLPQMSGGSLIGNPFHSPSESPKSCSESSTGPQPTPFSTNPVTPSSTKQQPQQQQQHPAQQSPQSLPNSLQQQKHHQHHHQQQQQHQQQQVPPPPPPPPTLSSMSSIPMGNGPVKMVIKNGVLMPKQKQRRYRTERPFACEHCSARFTLRSNMERHIKQQHPQFWSQRQRGGHHMMRGRGHSSAAAAAAAVTGSNAGSNLHHHHHSMAAAAAFGGISDQVKYAILAQQSGKAAAGHHRGNGGEIGGTSGMSSMLQNIIAQGQNPFGTGAVPAQVPASMLHHGQSRLEHHQSAGRGGSNDHGGDDEEEEEDEQELVIDEEFAPEDLSKGGNESDHELLPQPVVARNESPVFQHKILKQKLEESKEQRQQAAKAVAEGILEQAIRQRKEVDLEKELAKSADESDLVSVSKLVDNATNVAFENYFSRPDVPLSQDQSDEEGLVASGSASESNNSGTDDPNPSTLLQKKKSAYSLAPNRVSCPYCQRMFPWSSSLRRHILTHTGQKPFKCSQCTLLFTTKSNCDRHLLRKHGDVESAMSIPVPIDDLLDPKPEPIPVAVAVAIAKSKGTPPSSRPASPKPQPAQTVEKDHHSAPAKPAEDEPTLEPIPSPELPTIKEEPTTDDNSSIPTINSDLPFKCHLCDCSFSDRVSCLDHIKQSHVHEFALLMNKVTLEAESEAPSGSPDDDESGNNGEGGRGGKYPDYANRKVGRR from the exons CAGATCGCAACCAGCGATGGATCGTCGCCGCTTATCGATACACTCCGACTCATCCCAGGAAGCGATGGATATCAGCTCCTCGAACCGTACCGGAAGCAGTACCGATGCAAATAATTCATCTCTCCTcctcaacaacaacaataacaacaacattCTACTGAATAAGACCGCAACCACCAGTGCCGATTCCGACAATGTCGACTCGGACGAAGACCAACGCCGTTCATCGGTTCACCTATTCCACCAGGCACGCCATAATGCCCGCCGGGAAAATCTCCACcagctgatggataacatgctGCGCCGGAAGTTCCACAGTTTGAACAATAACAACTACAGCGGGAAACATCCGAGCTCGATGGTGGGGAGTACTACCCTTCTTCAGCAGCACCTAGCGGCGGCAGCCGTCGATAACAATAATCACGAATCGTCACGGATCGGCGAAGGTGGGAACGAGACGGATGGAAAAAAGTACGTCTGTCCGATCTGTGAGACCGTTTCGTCGACGAAGCACGATTTCACGGAGCACATCCGGTCGCACAATAATAGCAAATCGGCCAGCGGTGGTGATAATGGCGAGGGTGGTCAGTTTGTGTGTAAGATTTGTTCGAAGGTTCTGTCGTCGGCATCGTCCCTGGATCGGCATGTGCTGGTGCATACCGGGGAGCGGCCGTTCAACTGTAAATATTGTAATTTGACGTTTACCACGAATGGGAATATGCATCGGCATATGAGGACGCATAAGCAGTCGGAGCGGGAAAGCTACGAGAGTGATGGATCGACGGATAGTGGGGGAAGTAGCGGGGCGAGCAGTGGGATGTcgaataataataacaatagctacaataataattatgatGGCGAGGGGAAGAGGAAGAATTTGGACGAGAATGTGCATTATAAGAGGAAGATTCGTACGATTAATAATAACATCTTGGATGGGAGTGTGACGGAAGGGGTGCAGAAGTTCTGTTGTCCGGTTTGTGTCCGGAACGATTTCTCCAGCATGATCAGTTTGGAGAGTCACATGGATCGGGAGCATCCTCACATTCCGGCAAAGTGCCGTCACTGCGATAtggtgtttaaaagttacaAGGCTTTGAATGCTCATCGCTGTGGGAACAATAATTATCAGAATATTACGCCGGGGTTTAAGGACTTGACTTTTGTGGATTTTTCGAGCGAGAAGTTTCCGCTGATAGCGAAAAGTGTTTGCGAGCAGAGCATTCGGACACCGGTCACGAGTCAAAAATTTGAATGCAGCAAGTGCTACCGGGCGTTTCCATGTTCGAAGACTCTGGAGATGCACGTGAGAGAATGTGGTGCCTCGGATTACAGCTCCGGTGGGGCGGAAAAGCGTAAATGGAAGACGAGTGAGGCTTCTTCGGAGGATGACCTAAAGCGAGATGATTTCTTTGCCAATTTGGACCTGCAGAACAAGTCGATGTCGACTAACATGTCGTCGAATGTTTCGGAAGCTCCCACCACACCTTCTTCGTTGGACAAATCATTCTCCTCGCCGATCATGTCCCGGGAGATCAAACAGGAGCCGAACTACTACCACCACAGTGGAGCTAATTATCCACCACAGCAGGATAACAAAGATCTCGCCGACATTCAGTCGATCATTAACGTAACTTCATCCGGTGGATTCTTCCGTCAGCTGGATAAGGACCCGTATCCTCCGCTGAAAGACGAAGAGGAAGCCCAAGACGCTTTCACGGCTGAATTCCGTAAAATGAAACTTCGCGGAGAATTTCCCTGTCGTCTCTGTACGGCGGTTTTCCCTAATCTACGAGCTTTGAAGGGACACAATCGGATTCACGTATCGGCTGCCGGTCCGGGACCGTACCGCTGTAACATGTGTCCGTACATCATCAACGACAAGGCGACTCTCATCCGGCACATGCGATCTCACAACGGTGATCGGCCGTACGAGTGCGCTCTATGCAATTACGCGTTTACCACCAAAGCAAACTGTGAACGTCATCTGAGGAACCGTCACGGACGCACGACCCGGGACGAGGTCAAACGTGCTATCATCTATCATCCCTCGGAGGATTCATCCTGTGAGGATCCGCTCAAGAAGATGCAAATGTTCAACACCCCACCCGGGGACTTTGATCGGGACGTTGATGATCACCCGTCCGACCGGAGCACTCCGGTGTCCCACCTGAAGGAAATGCTGATGCCAATACCGATGAGCCTAGTCACTAAGATCGACAACACGCCGATGCCCCTAACCCCGGCCAAAATCCAAGTCAAAAGTCTGGAAAAGCTTAATCAGTTGACTCCTCCGCAGGAGCAAGACTACGAGAAGGAAACTCCGGAGACGCCTGTCTCCCAACCGGACACAACCCGCCCGATGGATCTCAGCATGGACGTTCTGGATTTGAGTAAGAAACCGGAACCGATCATCAGACGGGAGAATGATGCGGACTCGGATCACCCTCGTTCCGATGCAGAAGATGACGATGAAGATCGCGGCGATGATGATGGAGAAGATGACGAGGAAGAGGAACAACAAGCCGCTAAAATTCCCAAGCTGGATCTGTCGCTGCTGGAGAAGAACCAACACCAGCTCCAGCTGATGCAACAGAAGCTCTTCAGCGAAGCTTTGTCCAAAATGGATCCGGCCCACTACTTCCAGCTTAGCCAACTGTACAGCCGTTTCAGCTTTCCAGCAGCAGCTGCCTTCCCACTGCACCCATTGTTCCTACAGAACCCCCTCCTGTGCGCCCCAGGCGCCCTCGGTGACCTGAAAAACTTCTTCCCCAAGGAATTCCCCCTGTTGCCACAAATGTCCGGCGGTAGTCTGATCGGAAACCCGTTCCACTCACCATCCGAGTCACCGAAAAGCTGCTCGGAATCCTCCACCGGACCGCAACCAACTCCATTCAGCACCAACCCCGTCACACCTTCATCCACCAAACAACAaccgcaacagcagcagcaacaccCCGCTCAGCAATCGCCACAAAGTTTGCCAAATTCGTTACAACAACAAAAGCATCATCAACACCAccaccaacagcagcagcaacatcaACAACAGCAAGTTCCGCCACCTCCACCACCCCCACCAACTCTCTCCTCGATGTCCTCGATCCCAATGGGAAACGGTCCCGTCAAAATGGTGATCAAAAATGGAGTCCTAATGCCGAAGCAGAAGCAACGCCGCTACCGTACCGAGCGGCCCTTCGCTTGCGAGCACTGTTCAGCCCGATTCACACTACGTTCGAACATGGAACGACACATCAAACAGCAGCATCCACAGTTTTGGTCCCAGCGGCAACGCGGTGGCCACCACATGATGCGAGGACGTGGACATTCATCAGCCGCCGCCGCGGCAGCTGCGGTTACCGGTTCGAACGCCGGATCCAATTTGCATCACCATCATCACTCGATGGCGGCTGCAGCCGCCTTCGGAGGGATCTCCGATCAGGTCAAGTATGCGATTCTGGCACAACAATCGGGGAAAGCGGCGGCCGGGCATCATCGTGGAAATGGGGGTGAAATCGGTGGAACGAGTGGAATGAGTAGTATGCTTCAGAATATCATTGCTCAAGGGCAGAATCCTTTCGGGACGGGTGCGGTGCCGGCACAGGTTCCGGCGTCGATGCTTCACCATGGTCAATCGAGGCTTGAACATCATCAGTCGGCGGGAAGAGGCGGCAGCAATGATCACGGAGGGGATGACGAAGAGGAAGAGGAGGATGAACAGGAGCTGGTGATTGACGAGGAGTTTGCTCCGGAGGATTTGAGTAAGGGCGGGAATGAGTCGGATCATGAGCTGCTGCCGCAGCCGGTGGTTGCCAGGAACGAGAGTCCCGTGTTTCAGCAtaaaattttgaagcaaaagtTGGAGGAGAGTAAAGAACAGCGACAGCAAGCGGCGAAGGCGGTGGCTGAGGGGATCCTGGAACAGGCGATCCGTCAGCGGAAAGAGGTGGACTTGGAGAAGGAGTTAGCGAAAAGTGCGGATGAAAGCGACCTGGTTTCGGTCTCGAAGCTGGTCGACAACGCTACTAATGTGGCCTTCGAGAACTACTTTAG CAGACCTGATGTGCCGTTGTCGCAGGATCAAAGTGACGAGGAAGGACTGGTGGCTTCGGGATCGGCTTCCGAGAGCAACAACTCCGGAACGGACGACCCGAACCCGTCGACACTGTTGCAGAAGAAAAAATCCGCCTACAGTTTGGCCCCGAACCGGGTCAGCTGTCCCTATTGCCAGCGAATGTTCCCCTGGTCCAGCAGCTTGCGGCGTCATATCCTAACCCACACCGGCCAGAAACCGTTCAAATGTTCTCAATGTACTCTACTGTTTACCACCAAATCCAACTGTGACCGTCATCTGTTGAGAAAGCACGGGGACGTCGAATCGGCCATGTCCATCCCCGTTCCGATCGATGATCTGTTGGATCCTAAACCGGAACCGATTCCGGTAGCCGTTGCCGTAGCCATTGCCAAATCGAAAGGTACTCCTCCGTCATCCCGACCTGCCAGCCCTAAACCACAACCAGCTCAAACCGTGGAAAAGGATCATCATTCAGCGCCGGCTAAGCCGGCGGAAGACGAACCAACACTCGAACCGATACCATCCCCGGAACTACCTACCATCAAAGAAGAACCAACCACTGACGATAACTCCTCGATTCCCACGATCAACTCGGATCTTCCCTTCAAGTGTCACCTGTGCGACTGCTCCTTCTCCGATCGTGTCTCCTGCCTGGATCACATCAAACAGTCCCACGTCCACGAATTCGCCCTGCTCATGAACAAGGTAACGCTGGAGGCGGAAAGTGAAGCCCCATCCGGTTCGCCGGATGACGACGAAAGCGGTAACAATGGCGAAGGCGGTCGGGGTGGAAAATATCCCGACTACGCCAATCGGAAGGTAGGTCGCAG GTAA